In the Burkholderia cenocepacia genome, one interval contains:
- the urtE gene encoding urea ABC transporter ATP-binding subunit UrtE translates to MLEVDDLVVSYGQSEVLHGIDFAVAQGESVAVMGRNGMGKTTLFKALIGMLPANRGTVRVAGADVSKDESYRRVSKGIGYVPQGRQIFASLTVEENIQTGLENAPSQRVPDELYALFPVLFDMRKRKGGNLSGGQQQQLAIARALATDPKVLLLDEPTEGIQPSVIKDIAKALNQIRTSRNIAIVVSEQVLSFALDVADRLFVIEGGRFVHQSTRDAGDTDRIREYLSV, encoded by the coding sequence ATGCTGGAAGTCGACGATCTCGTCGTCAGCTACGGCCAGAGCGAGGTGCTGCACGGCATCGACTTTGCCGTCGCGCAAGGCGAAAGCGTGGCCGTGATGGGCCGCAACGGCATGGGCAAGACGACGCTGTTCAAGGCGCTGATCGGCATGCTGCCCGCCAATCGCGGCACGGTGCGCGTGGCCGGCGCCGACGTCTCGAAGGACGAGAGCTACCGCCGCGTGTCGAAGGGCATCGGCTACGTGCCGCAAGGACGGCAGATTTTCGCGTCGCTGACCGTCGAGGAAAACATCCAGACGGGCCTCGAAAACGCACCGAGCCAACGCGTGCCCGACGAGCTCTACGCGTTGTTTCCGGTGCTGTTCGACATGAGAAAGCGCAAGGGCGGCAATCTGTCGGGCGGCCAGCAACAGCAACTCGCGATCGCGCGTGCGCTCGCGACCGACCCGAAAGTGCTGCTGCTTGACGAGCCGACCGAAGGCATCCAGCCGTCCGTCATCAAGGACATCGCCAAGGCGCTCAACCAGATTCGCACGAGCCGCAATATCGCCATCGTCGTGTCGGAGCAGGTGCTGAGCTTCGCGCTCGACGTGGCCGACCGCCTGTTCGTGATCGAGGGTGGGCGCTTCGTGCACCAAAGTACGCGCGATGCGGGCGACACCGACCGCATCCGCGAGTACCTGTCCGT
- the urtD gene encoding urea ABC transporter ATP-binding protein UrtD, protein MSNTDFLLAIEDLTVSFDGFKAIDSLNLYLERGELRVVIGPNGAGKTTLLDLICGKTKETAGSIKFRNEEITRLAEFRRVRQGIGRKFQTPSIYENLSVAQNLEVSFPRGRSVFGALAYREDTEVADRVRDVADEIGLSATLDMEAGLLSHGQKQWLEIGMLLMQDPELLMLDEPIAGMSVRERELTAELLDRICRNRSMIVIEHDMAFVERIAHKVTVMHQGKILAEGPMAQVQADPRVIDVYLGH, encoded by the coding sequence ATGAGCAATACCGACTTTCTGCTCGCGATCGAAGACCTGACCGTGTCGTTCGACGGCTTCAAGGCGATCGATTCGCTCAATCTCTATCTCGAACGCGGCGAGCTGCGGGTGGTGATCGGCCCGAACGGCGCGGGCAAGACCACGCTGCTCGATCTCATCTGCGGCAAGACGAAGGAAACGGCGGGCAGCATCAAGTTCCGCAACGAGGAAATCACGCGTCTCGCGGAGTTCCGCCGCGTGCGTCAAGGGATCGGGCGCAAGTTCCAGACGCCGTCGATCTACGAAAACCTGAGCGTCGCGCAGAACCTCGAAGTGTCGTTTCCGCGCGGCCGCAGCGTGTTCGGCGCGCTCGCCTATCGCGAGGATACCGAAGTGGCCGATCGCGTGCGCGACGTGGCCGATGAAATCGGCCTCTCCGCCACACTCGATATGGAAGCCGGGCTGCTTTCGCACGGCCAGAAACAGTGGCTCGAAATCGGCATGCTGCTCATGCAGGACCCCGAACTGCTGATGCTCGACGAACCGATCGCGGGCATGAGCGTGCGCGAGCGTGAACTGACGGCCGAACTGCTCGACCGCATCTGCCGCAATCGCTCGATGATCGTGATCGAGCACGACATGGCTTTCGTGGAGCGCATCGCACACAAGGTCACGGTCATGCATCAGGGGAAGATTCTCGCGGAAGGCCCGATGGCGCAGGTGCAGGCCGACCCGCGCGTGATCGACGTCTACCTGGGCCACTGA
- the urtC gene encoding urea ABC transporter permease subunit UrtC, whose product MEPIQPAAGTVSPRSRPGAPPAGWRARVARLDASGYAGIVLLALLIVVVFPLALDTFRLNLMGKYLTYAFVAIGLVIAWGYGGVLSLGQGVFFGLGGYAMAMFLKLEASDPAATHTQTTPGIPDFMDWNQLTALPTWWKPFHSLPFSILAVLVVPTALAFVIGYAMFKRRVGGVYFAIITQAVALILSVLIIGQQGYTGGVNGITDLRTLLGWDIRTDHAKLVLYFVNAALLIGALLVGRWVQRSKLGTLLLAMRDKEDRVRFSGYDVAMFKVFAFCLAAMLAAIGGAMFTLQVGFMSPSFVGIVPSIEMVIYAAIGGRMSLVGAVYGAILVNLGKSWFSESFPNLWLYLMAAMFIGVVMVFPNGLAGLYDEHVRPRVRRLLGVANKEA is encoded by the coding sequence ATGGAACCCATCCAACCCGCGGCGGGCACCGTATCCCCGCGATCCCGCCCGGGCGCGCCGCCGGCCGGCTGGCGCGCTCGCGTCGCGCGGCTCGACGCGTCGGGCTACGCGGGCATCGTGCTGCTCGCGCTGCTGATCGTGGTCGTGTTTCCGCTCGCGCTCGACACGTTCCGCCTGAACCTGATGGGCAAGTACCTGACCTATGCGTTCGTGGCGATCGGCCTCGTGATCGCGTGGGGCTACGGCGGGGTGCTCAGTCTAGGCCAGGGCGTGTTCTTCGGCCTCGGCGGTTACGCGATGGCGATGTTTCTCAAGCTCGAGGCGTCCGATCCGGCCGCCACGCACACGCAGACTACGCCCGGCATTCCCGACTTCATGGACTGGAACCAGCTCACCGCGCTGCCCACGTGGTGGAAGCCGTTTCACTCGTTGCCGTTCTCGATCCTCGCGGTGCTCGTCGTGCCGACGGCGCTCGCGTTCGTGATCGGCTACGCGATGTTCAAGCGGCGCGTGGGCGGCGTGTACTTCGCGATCATCACGCAGGCGGTCGCGCTGATCCTCTCGGTGCTGATCATCGGCCAGCAAGGCTATACGGGCGGCGTGAACGGCATCACCGATCTGCGCACGCTGCTCGGCTGGGACATCCGCACCGATCACGCGAAGCTCGTGCTGTATTTCGTGAACGCCGCGCTGTTGATCGGTGCGCTGCTCGTCGGCCGCTGGGTTCAGCGCAGCAAGCTCGGCACGCTGCTGCTCGCGATGCGCGACAAGGAAGACCGCGTGCGCTTCTCGGGCTACGACGTCGCGATGTTCAAGGTGTTCGCGTTCTGTCTCGCGGCGATGCTCGCGGCCATCGGCGGCGCGATGTTCACGCTGCAGGTGGGTTTCATGTCGCCGTCGTTCGTCGGCATCGTGCCGTCGATCGAAATGGTGATCTACGCGGCCATCGGCGGGCGCATGTCGCTGGTCGGCGCGGTGTACGGCGCGATCCTCGTCAATCTCGGCAAGAGCTGGTTCTCGGAGAGCTTTCCGAACCTCTGGCTCTATCTGATGGCGGCGATGTTCATCGGCGTGGTGATGGTGTTTCCGAACGGGCTGGCGGGCCTCTACGACGAGCATGTGCGCCCGCGCGTGCGGCGGCTGCTCGGCGTGGCGAACAAGGAGGCGTGA
- the urtB gene encoding urea ABC transporter permease subunit UrtB has protein sequence MSATDIFNITLMQGFAGLSLFSVLLLMGLGLAVIFGQMGVINMAHGEFMTIGAYTVYLFSWFSQNVWHALTPVYFFFAIVAAFALAFAAGWLAEWALIRHLYKRPLDTLLATWGLSLGMQQVFRSTFGPKEVSPALPDWLMGSWEPTPGLDIPVSGMFVMGLALLMTGGLLLALYRSRWGLRVRATVANRPMANAAGINTRRTDRMTFAIGCGIAGVAGAAFTAIGSTGPTSGSLYIVDSFLVVTFGGAASLLGTVASAFGIAQMQSISEFFLSGSIARVLTLLTVVVILMLRPQGLFASKVRRV, from the coding sequence ATGTCCGCTACCGATATTTTCAACATCACGCTGATGCAGGGCTTCGCCGGTCTGAGCCTCTTCAGCGTCCTGCTCCTGATGGGGCTCGGGCTCGCCGTGATCTTCGGCCAGATGGGCGTGATCAACATGGCGCACGGCGAATTCATGACGATCGGCGCCTATACGGTCTACCTGTTTTCGTGGTTTTCGCAGAACGTCTGGCACGCGCTCACGCCCGTGTATTTCTTCTTCGCGATTGTCGCGGCGTTCGCGCTGGCCTTCGCGGCGGGCTGGCTCGCCGAATGGGCGCTGATCCGCCATCTCTACAAGCGGCCGCTCGACACGCTGCTCGCCACCTGGGGCCTGAGCCTCGGCATGCAGCAGGTGTTCCGCTCGACCTTCGGGCCGAAGGAAGTGAGTCCGGCGCTGCCCGACTGGCTGATGGGTTCGTGGGAACCCACGCCCGGCCTCGACATTCCGGTGAGCGGCATGTTCGTGATGGGCCTCGCGCTGCTGATGACGGGCGGCCTGCTGCTCGCGCTCTATCGCTCGCGCTGGGGCTTGCGCGTGCGCGCCACGGTCGCGAACCGGCCGATGGCGAACGCGGCGGGCATCAACACGCGGCGCACCGATCGCATGACGTTCGCGATCGGCTGCGGCATCGCGGGCGTGGCGGGCGCGGCCTTCACGGCCATCGGCTCGACGGGACCGACGAGCGGCTCGCTCTATATCGTCGATTCGTTTCTCGTCGTGACGTTCGGCGGCGCGGCCAGCTTGCTCGGTACCGTGGCGTCGGCGTTCGGCATCGCGCAGATGCAGTCGATCAGCGAGTTCTTCCTGTCGGGATCGATAGCGCGCGTGCTCACGCTGCTCACCGTCGTGGTGATTCTCATGCTGCGCCCGCAGGGCCTGTTCGCGTCGAAGGTGCGGCGCGTTTAA
- the urtA gene encoding urea ABC transporter substrate-binding protein → MSADDRFDDDGRMPSPLRRKMLGGLAAAPLMALGLPRGAFAQTPPTAKVNTTRLAVTDTTVTVGQLHSATGTMAISETGSIQAERLAIEQINAMGGVLGRKIQIIQEDGASDWPTFAEKSKKLLENDHVAAVFGCWTSASRKAVLPVFEKDNGLLYYPTFYEGLEQSKNVFYTGQEATQQIVWALDWASNTKKAKTFFLIGSDYIWPRTSNKIARRHIEQHLHAKVVGEEYYPLGTTEFASLMNKIKLARPDCIFATVVGGSNVAFYKQLKAAGITPQKQFLLTLSVTEDEVLGIGGDNFAGFYSSMKYFQSLDNDNNKKFVAAFKARYGQKSVIGDVTQAAYLGPWIWKAACERAGSFDVDKVVAHSAGIEVANAPQGYAKVDANHHLWSRSLIGQGQADGQFKVVAQSEQPIQPNPFPKGYM, encoded by the coding sequence ATGTCAGCAGACGATCGATTCGATGACGATGGCCGGATGCCTTCGCCGCTGCGCCGGAAAATGCTCGGCGGTCTCGCCGCCGCGCCGCTGATGGCGCTGGGCCTGCCGCGCGGCGCGTTTGCGCAGACGCCGCCCACGGCGAAGGTCAACACCACGCGCTTGGCGGTCACGGACACCACGGTGACGGTCGGCCAGCTGCACTCGGCCACGGGCACGATGGCGATTTCCGAAACGGGTTCGATCCAGGCCGAGCGCCTCGCCATCGAACAGATCAACGCGATGGGCGGCGTGCTGGGCCGCAAGATCCAGATCATTCAGGAAGACGGCGCGTCCGACTGGCCGACCTTCGCCGAAAAGTCGAAGAAGCTGCTGGAGAACGACCACGTCGCGGCCGTGTTCGGCTGCTGGACCTCGGCCTCGCGCAAGGCGGTGCTGCCGGTGTTCGAGAAGGACAACGGCCTGCTGTATTACCCGACCTTCTACGAAGGCCTCGAACAGTCGAAGAACGTGTTCTACACGGGCCAGGAAGCGACCCAGCAGATTGTCTGGGCGCTCGACTGGGCCTCGAACACGAAAAAGGCCAAGACCTTCTTCCTGATCGGCTCCGACTACATCTGGCCGCGCACGTCCAACAAGATCGCGCGCCGTCATATCGAACAGCATCTGCACGCGAAGGTGGTGGGCGAGGAGTATTACCCGCTCGGCACGACCGAATTCGCGTCGCTGATGAACAAGATCAAGCTCGCGCGCCCGGACTGCATCTTCGCGACCGTGGTGGGCGGCTCGAACGTGGCGTTCTACAAGCAGCTCAAGGCCGCGGGCATCACGCCGCAGAAGCAGTTCCTGCTGACGCTGTCGGTGACCGAGGACGAAGTGCTCGGCATCGGCGGCGACAACTTCGCGGGCTTCTATTCGTCGATGAAGTACTTCCAGTCGCTCGATAACGACAACAACAAGAAGTTCGTCGCGGCGTTCAAGGCGCGCTACGGCCAGAAGTCGGTGATCGGCGACGTGACCCAGGCCGCCTATCTCGGCCCGTGGATCTGGAAGGCTGCGTGCGAGCGCGCGGGCAGCTTCGACGTGGACAAGGTGGTCGCGCATTCGGCCGGCATCGAAGTGGCGAACGCGCCGCAAGGCTACGCGAAGGTCGATGCGAACCACCATCTGTGGAGCCGCTCGCTGATCGGCCAGGGCCAGGCGGACGGCCAGTTCAAGGTCGTCGCGCAGTCGGAGCAGCCGATCCAGCCGAATCCGTTCCCCAAGGGCTACATGTAA
- a CDS encoding ATP-binding protein, which yields MSQSHPSVGAPGTQRIVKVRRDYNAWVGDETLEDYALRFTPRSFRRWSELRVANTAIGAVSFLVLEAIGGSLVVNYGFTNAVWAIAAVSVLIWITSLPISYYAARYGVDMDLLTRGAGFGYIGSTVTSLLYAVFTFIFFALEAAIMSLALQLYFHISLAIAYVVSSLVVIPIVMFGITLINRLQSWTQPLWLVLFVLPYAAVLWRHSDLIAQWTTFAGFAPQGRAFSLIAFGQASTVVFALIVQVGEQVDYLRFLPPLTAKNRTRWWFALLSTGPGWIVPGALKMLGGALLAFIALQYEVDAVHATQPTQMYLVAYHLLLDPLGLASWALPAMTLFVIVSQLKINVTNAYAGSLAWSNFFARLTHSHPGRVVWLVFNVMIALLLVEMGVFDAIAKVLSLYANIAIAWIGALFADLVINKPLGYSPRHIEFKRAHLYDVNPVGVGAMLIAAAVAMLAHSGLFGVLAQAMSSFIAFGAAFACAPLLAVLTRGRYYIARAAQPTGDATSLRCAICENTFEPDDTAHCPAYGGTICSLCCSLDSRCHDRCKPHARFASQADRALHRVLPGARLGPAALRLIHYASLVLAMLAVLGSVLYLIWAQSATSMRAAGPSIAHALSGSFLNIFLALSLVGCIAAWWFVLERENRRVTQEESQRQNELLMLEIDAHQKTDAALKRATAAAESANQAKSRYVSGLSHELRTPLNSILGYAQLLLQAKEELTPMRYNAVRTIHRSGEHLLALVDGLLDIARIEAGKLQLNVAKVSLADFVAHLTSMLRPQALEKALAFDVQTVGRLPATVRTDQKCMSQILTNLIGNAIRFTSSGTITLRVSHVLDTLKFEVIDTGPGIPPAELERLFLPFERGEAAHAYDHGAGLGLTICRLLTQALGGSLEVDSEVGHGTRFVVRLFAPAVDAAAETHAELASIRGYTGARRTILVVDDLDDQRDIVVQLLTPLGFDVAEAASGTDALRWLAMHTADAIIMDISMPLMDGYETSRLISENQLSNAPIVLLSANAFADDRDRASATGCKGYLVKPLQVNLLLDKLAQLLALDWIASDAGASARPAATQPPTPAVWPRELIEHLHAHLEVGYVQGVIEALDAAREARPGLRDQIDALRSLAERFQLRELEHELDRLARGANA from the coding sequence ATGTCCCAGAGTCACCCGTCAGTGGGCGCGCCCGGTACGCAACGCATCGTCAAGGTGCGCCGCGACTACAACGCCTGGGTCGGCGACGAAACCCTCGAGGACTATGCGCTGCGCTTCACGCCGCGCTCGTTCCGGCGCTGGTCGGAGCTGCGCGTGGCCAATACGGCGATCGGCGCGGTGTCGTTTCTGGTGCTGGAAGCGATCGGCGGCAGTCTCGTCGTCAATTACGGCTTCACGAACGCGGTCTGGGCCATTGCGGCCGTCTCCGTGCTGATCTGGATCACCAGCTTGCCCATCAGCTATTACGCGGCGCGCTACGGCGTGGACATGGACCTGCTCACGCGCGGCGCGGGCTTCGGCTATATCGGCTCGACGGTCACGTCACTGCTGTATGCGGTGTTCACGTTCATTTTCTTCGCGCTCGAAGCGGCCATCATGTCGCTCGCGCTCCAGCTGTATTTCCATATTTCGCTGGCGATCGCCTACGTCGTGAGTTCGCTCGTGGTGATTCCGATCGTCATGTTCGGGATCACGCTGATCAACCGCCTGCAAAGCTGGACGCAGCCGCTGTGGCTCGTCCTGTTCGTGCTGCCCTACGCAGCCGTGCTGTGGCGCCATTCCGACCTGATCGCGCAATGGACCACCTTTGCGGGCTTCGCGCCGCAAGGCCGCGCTTTCAGCCTGATCGCGTTCGGTCAAGCGTCGACGGTCGTGTTCGCGCTGATCGTGCAGGTAGGTGAACAAGTGGACTATCTGCGCTTCCTGCCGCCGCTCACCGCGAAGAACCGCACGCGCTGGTGGTTCGCGTTGCTCTCGACGGGGCCGGGCTGGATCGTCCCCGGCGCGCTCAAGATGCTGGGCGGCGCATTGCTCGCCTTCATCGCGCTGCAGTACGAAGTCGATGCCGTCCACGCCACCCAGCCTACGCAGATGTACCTCGTCGCCTATCATCTGCTGCTCGATCCGTTGGGGCTCGCGAGCTGGGCGCTGCCCGCGATGACGCTGTTCGTGATCGTCTCGCAGTTGAAGATCAACGTGACCAATGCCTATGCGGGCTCGCTCGCGTGGTCCAATTTCTTCGCGCGGCTCACGCACAGCCATCCGGGCCGCGTGGTATGGCTCGTGTTCAACGTCATGATCGCGTTGCTGCTCGTCGAAATGGGCGTGTTCGATGCGATCGCCAAGGTGCTGTCGCTCTACGCGAACATCGCGATCGCGTGGATCGGCGCGTTGTTCGCCGATCTCGTCATCAACAAGCCGCTCGGCTATAGCCCGCGACACATCGAATTCAAGCGAGCGCATCTCTACGACGTGAACCCCGTGGGCGTCGGCGCGATGCTGATCGCGGCCGCCGTCGCGATGCTCGCGCACAGCGGCCTGTTCGGCGTGCTCGCCCAGGCGATGTCGTCGTTCATCGCGTTCGGTGCGGCGTTCGCATGCGCGCCGCTGCTCGCGGTACTCACCCGCGGCCGCTATTACATTGCCCGCGCCGCGCAACCGACCGGCGACGCCACTTCGCTGCGCTGCGCGATTTGCGAAAACACCTTCGAACCCGACGATACGGCGCATTGCCCGGCCTATGGCGGCACGATCTGCTCGCTGTGCTGCTCGCTCGATTCGCGCTGCCACGATCGCTGCAAGCCGCACGCACGCTTCGCGTCGCAGGCCGACCGCGCGCTGCATCGCGTGCTGCCGGGCGCGCGGCTCGGCCCCGCCGCGCTGCGCCTCATTCACTATGCGAGCCTCGTGCTGGCCATGCTCGCGGTGCTGGGCAGCGTGCTCTATCTGATCTGGGCGCAGAGCGCGACTTCGATGCGCGCCGCCGGGCCATCGATCGCTCATGCGCTTTCGGGCAGCTTTCTGAATATCTTTCTCGCGCTCTCGCTGGTGGGCTGCATCGCGGCCTGGTGGTTCGTGCTGGAGCGCGAAAACCGCCGCGTCACGCAGGAAGAGTCGCAGCGGCAAAACGAATTGCTGATGCTCGAAATCGACGCGCATCAGAAAACCGACGCGGCGCTCAAGCGCGCGACCGCCGCCGCGGAATCGGCCAACCAGGCCAAGAGCCGTTACGTGTCCGGCTTGAGCCACGAGCTGCGCACGCCGCTGAACAGCATTCTCGGCTACGCACAATTACTGCTGCAGGCGAAGGAAGAACTCACGCCCATGCGCTACAACGCCGTGCGCACGATCCATCGCAGCGGCGAGCATCTGCTCGCGCTCGTCGACGGCCTACTCGACATCGCGCGCATCGAGGCGGGCAAGCTTCAGTTGAACGTCGCCAAGGTATCCCTCGCCGATTTCGTCGCGCACCTGACGTCGATGCTGCGTCCGCAGGCGCTCGAAAAGGCGCTCGCCTTCGACGTGCAAACAGTCGGTCGGCTGCCCGCCACCGTGCGCACCGACCAGAAGTGCATGAGCCAGATCCTCACCAACCTGATCGGCAATGCGATCCGCTTCACGTCGAGCGGCACGATCACGCTGCGCGTCAGCCACGTGCTCGATACGCTCAAATTCGAGGTGATCGATACCGGCCCCGGCATCCCGCCAGCCGAACTGGAACGCCTGTTCCTGCCGTTCGAACGCGGCGAAGCGGCCCATGCGTACGATCACGGCGCCGGTCTCGGGCTCACGATCTGCCGCCTGCTCACGCAAGCGCTCGGCGGCAGCCTGGAAGTGGACAGCGAAGTCGGGCACGGCACGCGCTTCGTGGTGCGCCTGTTCGCCCCGGCCGTCGACGCGGCGGCCGAAACCCACGCCGAACTCGCGTCGATTCGCGGCTATACGGGCGCGCGCCGCACCATTCTCGTGGTGGACGACCTCGACGATCAGCGCGACATCGTCGTGCAATTGCTCACGCCGCTCGGCTTCGACGTCGCTGAAGCCGCCAGCGGCACCGATGCGCTGCGCTGGCTGGCGATGCACACGGCCGACGCGATCATCATGGATATTTCGATGCCGCTGATGGACGGTTACGAAACCAGCCGCCTGATCTCCGAGAATCAGTTGTCGAACGCGCCCATCGTGCTGCTCTCCGCGAACGCATTCGCCGACGACCGCGATCGGGCGAGCGCGACCGGATGCAAGGGCTATCTGGTGAAACCGCTGCAGGTGAATCTGCTGCTCGACAAGCTCGCGCAACTGCTGGCGCTCGACTGGATCGCATCGGACGCCGGCGCCAGCGCGCGACCGGCGGCGACACAGCCGCCCACGCCCGCCGTGTGGCCACGCGAGCTCATCGAACATCTGCATGCGCATCTCGAAGTCGGCTACGTACAGGGCGTGATCGAAGCGCTCGACGCTGCCCGCGAGGCCCGGCCCGGATTGCGGGATCAAATCGACGCGTTGCGCTCGTTGGCGGAACGTTTTCAGCTAAGGGAACTCGAGCATGAACTTGACCGACTCGCGCGCGGCGCGAACGCGTGA
- a CDS encoding response regulator transcription factor gives MILIVDDTPENLAFLSDTLQAHGYVVIVALSGEDALKRLARVTPDVVLLDAMMPDMDGFETCVRIKQDGRHEHLPVIFMTALTESEHVVRGFRVGGIDYVTKPVQPEELCARIGAHVRRSRAQLYAEAALSLDTRAALIVGADGTIRWQSPQAARHIAAYTTAHDAPADARQPTTARDTDAPTQLPALLRTWFVDWLARGAPGDAVHEFSSGPIRRSASATRGPEPGEWIVILKERDDTVHCNALAERFGLTMREAEVLLWVSHGKTNRDIGDILGIAARTVNKHLEHLFRKLHVETRAGAAAAAIKMLERT, from the coding sequence ATGATCCTGATCGTCGACGACACGCCGGAGAACCTCGCCTTTCTTTCCGACACGCTGCAGGCGCACGGCTACGTGGTGATCGTCGCGCTGTCCGGCGAGGACGCGCTCAAACGCCTCGCGCGCGTGACGCCCGACGTGGTGTTGCTCGACGCGATGATGCCCGACATGGACGGCTTCGAAACATGCGTGCGGATCAAGCAGGACGGACGCCACGAGCATCTGCCCGTCATCTTCATGACTGCGTTGACGGAGAGCGAACATGTCGTACGCGGCTTTCGTGTAGGCGGCATCGATTACGTGACCAAGCCGGTGCAGCCCGAGGAATTGTGCGCACGCATCGGCGCCCATGTACGGCGTTCACGTGCGCAGTTGTACGCGGAGGCGGCACTGTCGCTCGACACGCGCGCGGCGCTGATCGTCGGCGCGGACGGCACGATTCGGTGGCAGAGCCCGCAGGCTGCGCGTCATATCGCTGCATACACGACCGCGCATGACGCCCCCGCCGATGCCCGGCAACCCACGACCGCACGCGATACCGACGCGCCGACGCAGCTGCCCGCGCTACTGCGCACGTGGTTCGTCGACTGGCTCGCGCGCGGCGCCCCGGGCGACGCCGTGCACGAATTCAGCTCGGGCCCGATACGCCGCTCGGCCAGCGCGACGCGCGGCCCGGAACCGGGCGAATGGATCGTGATCCTCAAGGAAAGAGACGACACCGTGCATTGCAATGCACTCGCCGAACGCTTCGGCTTGACCATGCGGGAGGCCGAAGTGCTGCTCTGGGTGTCGCACGGCAAGACGAACCGCGATATCGGCGACATTCTGGGCATCGCCGCGCGCACGGTGAACAAGCATCTCGAACACCTGTTCCGCAAGCTCCATGTCGAGACCCGTGCGGGCGCGGCCGCCGCGGCGATCAAGATGCTCGAGCGCACGTGA
- a CDS encoding sugar porter family MFS transporter, whose amino-acid sequence MASDSALPDTPAARPRPTPSAYMRTVASIAAIAGGLYGYDTGIISGALPLIARDFGLDYRAQELVAAAILLGAVIGALAGTRMSAAFGRRKSITIVSTIYAAGVLAAALSPDAWSLAASRLVLGFAVGGSTQIVPTYIAELAEPDKRGRLVTYFNVSIGIGILLAALIGVAGNDLFSWRAMIGIAVIPSVILMVGMTRLPRSPRWLVEQDRIADAHGELSKVRESQAAVRHEIADIRDVVERQQDGATSGWRTMREPWVRPALVAGLGVAAFTQLSGIEMMIYYTPTFLRDAGFGASASLWAALGVAVTYLVMTFIGKLTVDHVGRRTLSLATLPVAAASLVLLGCLLRGDFVLPMQQLWIVICLIAFMVFNAGGIQVIGWLTGAEIYPVAIRNQATGAHAAMLWGSNLLLTGTALTVTKWLGVGGAMWAYAGLNALAWVFIYSMVPETRGRSLEDIERALKRGTFGPRHS is encoded by the coding sequence ATGGCTTCTGATTCCGCCCTTCCCGACACACCCGCGGCCCGCCCCCGGCCCACCCCGTCCGCCTACATGCGCACCGTCGCATCGATCGCGGCGATCGCCGGCGGGCTCTATGGATACGACACCGGCATCATCTCGGGCGCCCTGCCCCTCATCGCGCGAGACTTCGGCCTCGACTACCGCGCACAGGAGCTCGTCGCCGCGGCGATCCTGCTCGGCGCGGTGATCGGTGCGCTGGCCGGCACCCGCATGTCGGCCGCATTCGGACGCCGCAAGTCCATTACGATCGTCTCGACGATCTATGCGGCCGGCGTGCTGGCTGCCGCCCTCTCGCCCGACGCGTGGTCCCTTGCCGCTTCCCGGCTCGTGCTCGGATTCGCGGTCGGCGGCTCGACGCAGATCGTGCCGACCTACATCGCGGAACTCGCGGAGCCGGACAAGCGCGGCCGCCTGGTGACCTACTTCAACGTCTCGATCGGCATCGGCATCCTGCTCGCGGCCCTGATCGGCGTCGCGGGCAACGACCTGTTTTCCTGGCGCGCGATGATCGGTATCGCGGTCATCCCGTCGGTCATCCTGATGGTTGGCATGACCCGACTGCCGCGCAGCCCGCGCTGGCTCGTCGAGCAGGATCGCATCGCCGACGCGCATGGCGAGTTGTCGAAGGTGCGGGAATCCCAAGCGGCCGTCCGACACGAGATTGCCGATATTCGGGACGTGGTCGAGCGGCAGCAGGACGGCGCGACATCGGGGTGGCGCACGATGCGCGAGCCCTGGGTACGCCCCGCTCTCGTTGCCGGCCTCGGCGTCGCCGCGTTCACCCAGCTCAGCGGCATCGAGATGATGATCTATTACACGCCGACGTTCCTTCGCGACGCGGGGTTCGGCGCGTCGGCATCGCTCTGGGCCGCACTCGGCGTCGCCGTCACCTATCTCGTGATGACCTTCATCGGCAAGCTGACCGTCGACCATGTCGGCCGCCGCACGCTCAGCCTCGCGACGCTGCCCGTCGCGGCAGCCAGCCTCGTGCTGCTTGGCTGCCTGCTGCGGGGCGACTTCGTTTTGCCCATGCAGCAACTGTGGATCGTCATCTGCCTGATCGCGTTCATGGTGTTCAACGCCGGCGGTATCCAGGTCATCGGCTGGCTGACGGGCGCGGAAATCTACCCCGTCGCGATTCGCAACCAGGCCACCGGCGCGCACGCCGCAATGCTATGGGGCTCGAACCTCTTGCTGACCGGCACTGCGCTGACCGTGACCAAATGGCTCGGTGTCGGCGGTGCGATGTGGGCGTACGCGGGTCTCAACGCACTCGCATGGGTATTTATCTATTCGATGGTGCCGGAAACGCGCGGTCGCAGCCTCGAGGACATCGAACGCGCATTGAAGCGCGGAACGTTCGGGCCGCGCCATTCATGA